AGGCCGAGGTACTGCCGGAAGACCGCGATCACCCGGGCGGCGAGCACGCCGGTGACCTCGTCCGGCTCGGCCGGCTCGGGCAGCCACTCCACCTCGGCGGTCAGATACGGCGCGGAGCGCTCGTCGACCGAGGTGAGCCGGAACCGCCGCCGGCCCACGGTCACCACGTCGAAGCCGCCGTCGGGCAGCTCGGTGACCTGCCGCAGCTCCGCCGTGCAGCCCACCTCGTACAGGGTGACCCCGGCCAGCCCGACCGGCGACCCGTCGGGCGGGGCGGGCGGGGCGACCTCGGAGCCGCGCCGGATCGCCACCACCCCGAACTCGCGGGGCACGCCGTCCGGCAGCTCCACCAGGCGCCGGATCAGCGCCCGGTAGCGTTCCTCGAAGATGTGCAGGGGCAGCACCAACCCCGGGAAGAGGACTGTCCCGAGCGGAAACACCGGCAGCCGCGCAGTCACGCCGTCGAGGGTAGCCCGATCGACGCCGACGTGGCTGGCCTCACCGTCCCGCCGTACGGACGCCCCGGGGCCCTCGCGACCGGGCCGCCTAGACTCGCAGGTGTGCTGAACCGGATCGACCTGCGCGGGAGCACCCGTGACCCGCGCCGTCTGCTGCCCCGTGCCCAGCTCGACGTCTCCGTGGCGGTCGAGCGGATCCGTCCGATCGTGGAGGCGGTCCGGGAGCATGGCTACTCCGCGATCCGCGAGGCGAGCGAACGTTTCGACCAGGTGGCCCCGGCCCGGCTCCGGGTGCCGGCCGAGACGATCGCCGCCGCCGAGGGCGCCCTCGACCCGCAGGTACGCGCCGCGCTGCTGGAGTCGATCGCCCGTGCCCGCCGGGTCCACGCCGACCAGCGGCGCGTCGACCACACCACCCGGGTGGCCCCGGGCGGCACGGTCACCGAACGCTGGCTACCGGTGGACCGGGTCGGCCTCTACGTCCCCGGCGGCCTGGCGATGTACCCGTCGACGGTGGTGATGAACGTGGTCCCCGCCCAGGCGGCCGGGGTCCGGTCGCTGGTCGTGGCCAGTCCGCCGCAGCGGGACAACGACGGCCTGCCCGACGCCCGGGTGCTCGCCGCGTGCGCGCTGCTCGGCGTGGACGAGGTGTACGCGGTGGGCGGCGCGCAGGCGGTGGCGATGCTGGCGCACGGGTCCACCACCGACGCCGAGGGCCTGACCACCTGTGACCCGGTCGACATGATCACCGGGCCGGGCAACATCTGGGTGACCGCCGCCAAGCGGCTGCTGCGCGGGGTGGTCGGCATCGACGCCGAGGCCGGGCCGACCGAGATCGCCATTCTCGCCGACGACACCGCCGACCCGGCGCACGTCGCCGCCGACCTGATCAGCCAGGCCGAGCACGACCCGCTCGCGGCGAGCGTGCTGGTCACCCCGTCGACCGTGCTGGCGGACGCGGTCGACGCGGAGCTGGCCCGGCAGGTGCCGGCCACCAAGCACGCCGACCGGATCGGCACGGCGCTGGGCGGTGAGCAGAGCGGCGTCGTCCTGGTCGACGACCTGACGGCCGGGCTGCGGGTGGTCGACGCGTACGCCGCCGAACACCTGGAGATCCAGACCGAGAACGCCCGCGAGTGGGCGCTGCGGGTACGCAACGCCGGGGCGATCTTCGTCGGCCCGTGGTCGCCGGTGTCGCTCGGCGACTACTGCGCCGGCTCCAACCACGTGCTGCCCACCGGCGGCTGCGCCCGGCACTCCTCGGGCCTGTCCGTGCAGTCCTTCCTGCGCGGCGTCCACCTGGTGGAGTACACCCAGGAGGCGCTGCGCGAGGTGGCCCCGCACGTGGTCGCCCTGGCGACCGTGGAGGACCTGCCCGCGCACGGCCAGGCGGTCACCGCCCGCTTCCCGCAGGCCCGCCCGTGACCGGCATCGACGACCTGCCGATCCGCGACGACCTGCGCGGTCTGTCGCCGTACGGGGCGCCGCAGCTCGACGTGCCGGTGCGACTGAACACCAACGAGAACTCGTACGCGGTGCCCGAGCCGGTGGCCGAGGCGATCGGCAAGGCGCTCGCCGCCGAGCTGCGTGACCTCAACCGCTACCCGGACCGGGACGCCGTGGCGCTGCGCGCCGACCTGGCCGGTTACCTCGGGCACGGGCTGACCGTCGACCAGGTGTGGGCGGCCAACGGCTCCAACGAGATCCAGCAGCAGCTCCTCCAGACCTTCGGCGGGCCGGGCCGGCTGGCGTTGGGCTTCACCCCGGCGTACTCGATGCACCCGCTGCTGGCGTTGGGCGCCGGCACCGCCTGGCAGCCGGCCCGCCGCGGCGCGGACTTCGGCCTGACCGCCGACGGCGCGGTCGCCCAGGTCCGCGAGTACCGGCCCGACGTGGTGTTCCTCTGCTCGCCGAACAACCCCACCGGCACCGCGCTGGACCCGGCGGTGGTGGCCGCGGTGCTGGACGTGGCCCCCGGCATGGTGGTGGTCGACGAGGCGTACGCCGAGTTCGCCCGGCCCGGCACGGTCAGCGCCCTGGCCCTGCTGCCCGGTCACCCCCGGCTGGTGGTGACCCGGACGATGAGCAAGGCCTTCGGGTTCGCCGGCGGCCGGCTGGGCTACCTGGCGGCCGACCCGGCCGTGGTGGCGGCGGTGCAGCTCGTCCGGCTGCCGTACCATCTCTCGGCGCTGACCCAGGCCGCCGCCCGCGCGGCGCTGGCCCACCGCGACGCCCTGCTCGGCACGGTGACCGCGATCATGGCGCAACGCGACCGGATCGTGGCCACCCTGCGGGCCCGGGGGCTGCGGGTGGCCGACAGCGACGCCAACTTCGTCCTGTTCGAGGTCGGTGGCGACCAGACGGTGGCCTGGCGGGCCCTGCTCGACGCCGGGGTGCTGGTCCGCGACGTGGGCCTGCCCGGCTGGCTGCGGGTCACCGCCGGCACCCCCGCCGAGACCGACGCGTTCCTCTCAGCCCTTTCTGCGATGGAGAAACCAACATGAGCCGGACCGCCCGGGTGGAGCGGATCACCAAGGAGACCAAGGTCCTGGTCGAGATCGACCTGGACGGCGCCGGCGCGGCGGAGATCAGCACCGGCGTCGGCTTCTACGACCACATGCTGAACCAGATCGCCAGGCACGGCGGCTTCGACCTCACCGTGCGGACCGTCGGCGACCTGGAGATCGACGCCCACCACACGATGGAGGACACCGCGCTCGCCCTGGGCGCCGCGTTCGACCAGGCGCTGGGGGACAAGGCCGGCATCCGGCGGTACGGCTCGGCGACCGTCCCGATGGACGAGGTGCTGGTCCGCGCCGCGGTGGACCTGTCCGGCCGCCCGTACGTGGTGCACGACGAGCCGGTGCTGGCCCCGTACATCGGGCCGGTGTACCCGACCAGCATGACCCGGCACATCTGGGAGTCGTTCGGCCAGGCGGCCCGGATCACCCTGCACGTGGACGTGCTGCGGGCGGCCCGCCCCGGCGGCCACCCGGACGCGCACCACGTGGTGGAGGCGCAGTTCAAGGCGGTGTCCCGGGCGCTGCGCGAGGCCACCGCGATCGACCCCCGGTCGGCCGGCGTGGTGCCCAGCACCAAGGGCGCGCTGTGACCGCGTCCGCGCCCGGCCCGGCTGTCGTGCCCGGCGCCGGCGCTGTCGTCGGGTGGGCGCGGCGGGAGGGCCGCTGATGTCGGGGGTGCTGCCGGCGCTGCTGCTGATCCTCGGCGGCGTCCTGGTCGGCGGGGTGTGGTCGCTGCGCCGGCAGGGGGCGTCCCGGGGGGCGGTCGTGGTGACCGCGGTGCTCGCCGTGCTGGCCACCGCCGGGGGCGTGCTGTGGCTGATCCCGGAGGTGACGTCGTGAGCCGGGTCGTGGTGCTCGACTACGGGTCGGGCAACCTGCGTTCGGCGGAGCGGGCGCTGGA
The sequence above is a segment of the Micromonospora sp. WMMD882 genome. Coding sequences within it:
- a CDS encoding LON peptidase substrate-binding domain-containing protein; amino-acid sequence: MTARLPVFPLGTVLFPGLVLPLHIFEERYRALIRRLVELPDGVPREFGVVAIRRGSEVAPPAPPDGSPVGLAGVTLYEVGCTAELRQVTELPDGGFDVVTVGRRRFRLTSVDERSAPYLTAEVEWLPEPAEPDEVTGVLAARVIAVFRQYLGLVRPDPEAIAEQLPEDPTVLSHLVAATAALTVADRQRLLAVDDTADRLRAELRLLNREAALLRQVRAVPVPLRELSGPPAPN
- the hisD gene encoding histidinol dehydrogenase gives rise to the protein MLNRIDLRGSTRDPRRLLPRAQLDVSVAVERIRPIVEAVREHGYSAIREASERFDQVAPARLRVPAETIAAAEGALDPQVRAALLESIARARRVHADQRRVDHTTRVAPGGTVTERWLPVDRVGLYVPGGLAMYPSTVVMNVVPAQAAGVRSLVVASPPQRDNDGLPDARVLAACALLGVDEVYAVGGAQAVAMLAHGSTTDAEGLTTCDPVDMITGPGNIWVTAAKRLLRGVVGIDAEAGPTEIAILADDTADPAHVAADLISQAEHDPLAASVLVTPSTVLADAVDAELARQVPATKHADRIGTALGGEQSGVVLVDDLTAGLRVVDAYAAEHLEIQTENAREWALRVRNAGAIFVGPWSPVSLGDYCAGSNHVLPTGGCARHSSGLSVQSFLRGVHLVEYTQEALREVAPHVVALATVEDLPAHGQAVTARFPQARP
- the hisB gene encoding imidazoleglycerol-phosphate dehydratase HisB; this translates as MSRTARVERITKETKVLVEIDLDGAGAAEISTGVGFYDHMLNQIARHGGFDLTVRTVGDLEIDAHHTMEDTALALGAAFDQALGDKAGIRRYGSATVPMDEVLVRAAVDLSGRPYVVHDEPVLAPYIGPVYPTSMTRHIWESFGQAARITLHVDVLRAARPGGHPDAHHVVEAQFKAVSRALREATAIDPRSAGVVPSTKGAL
- a CDS encoding histidinol-phosphate transaminase, which translates into the protein MTGIDDLPIRDDLRGLSPYGAPQLDVPVRLNTNENSYAVPEPVAEAIGKALAAELRDLNRYPDRDAVALRADLAGYLGHGLTVDQVWAANGSNEIQQQLLQTFGGPGRLALGFTPAYSMHPLLALGAGTAWQPARRGADFGLTADGAVAQVREYRPDVVFLCSPNNPTGTALDPAVVAAVLDVAPGMVVVDEAYAEFARPGTVSALALLPGHPRLVVTRTMSKAFGFAGGRLGYLAADPAVVAAVQLVRLPYHLSALTQAAARAALAHRDALLGTVTAIMAQRDRIVATLRARGLRVADSDANFVLFEVGGDQTVAWRALLDAGVLVRDVGLPGWLRVTAGTPAETDAFLSALSAMEKPT